The following coding sequences lie in one Arachis ipaensis cultivar K30076 chromosome B03, Araip1.1, whole genome shotgun sequence genomic window:
- the LOC107629488 gene encoding thioredoxin-like 1-2, chloroplastic produces the protein MASSMNLKSAVVCVPENMVCSKAKPCPSSMRLAGKARSRALSAEFMGQPIIINTTKLQDEKGLCSSKTSIHAEASICISRSMQWWKKNLKPNMIEIHSAQELLNSLLSAGDALVVVDFYSPACGGCRALHPKICQIAEMHPNAIFLKVNYDKLKTMCQALQIHVLPFFRFYRGAEGQLCGFSCTNATINKFKRALSKHGNERCSLRPPKGLDELELTNLVSSSQIWF, from the exons ATGGCTTCCTCCATGAACTTGAAGAGTGCTGTAGTGTGTGTTCCTGAGAACATGGTTTGCTCAAAAGCCAAGCCTTGTCCATCTTCAATGAGACTAGCTGGTAAAGCAAGATCAAGGGCGTTGAGTGCTGAATTCATGGGGCAACCCATCATCATCAACACAACAAAACTCCAAGATGAAAAGGGTTTATGCAGTTCCAAAACCTCAATTCAT GCAGAAGCAAGTATATGCATTAGCAGATCGATGCAGTGGTGGAAGAAGAACCTGAAGCCCAACATGATTGAGATCCATTCAGCACAAGAGCTTCTCAATTCTCTGCTCAGCGCTGGTGATGCTTTGGTTGTTGTTGACTTCTATTCACCTGCTTGTGGTGGCTGCAGAGCCCTTCATCCCAAG ATCTGTCAAATTGCTGAAATGCACCCGAATGCAATATTCCTGAAAGTAAATTACGACAAGCTGAAAACCATGTGCCAGGCTCTGCAAATTCATGTCTTGCCATTCTTTAGGTTCTACAGAGGTGCAGAGGGTCAGCTTTGTGGATTCAGCTGCACCAATGCAACT ATCAACAAGTTTAAGCGTGCGTTGTCAAAGCATGGGAATGAAAGATGTAGTCTAAGGCCACCTAAGGGTTTAGATGAATTAGAGTTGACCAATTTGGTCTCAAGTTCTCAGATTTGGTTCTAG
- the LOC107632445 gene encoding potassium transporter 5-like — protein MDKDKEMETVATAKVRRMDSFINLEAGRVTMSETHGSKVSWKTTLSLAFQSVGIVYGDIGTSPLYVYSSIFTSGIKNNDDILGVLSLIIYTILLANDNGNGGAFALYSLICRHVDVSLIPNQQPEDRKLSNYKLELPSSQLKQSQTLKQMLENSQFARFLLLLATILGTSMVIGDGFLTPSMSVLSAVSGISKSLGQDATVGIAIGILIILFSLQRFGTDKMGFSFVPIILVWFLLIAGIGIYNLFKYDIRVLRAFNPKYIVDYFKRNGKQGWLSLGGVFLCITGSEAMFADLGHFNVRAIQISFTLITCPAILCAYTGQAAFLRKFPEKVGNTFYESLPNPIYWPTFVVAVGAAIIASQAMISGAFSIISQALSLGCFPRVKVVHTSTKHEGQVYIPEINYMFMIGSIIMCVAFKTTEKISQAYGIAVIGDMLITTWLVSLIMVVIWKKSIWQATIFLLVFGCIEAIYFSSQITKFMEGGYIPIVSSLFLTMIMGIWHYVHKERYMFELRNKVRSEYIGELAMDRDIRRVPGVGLLYSELVQGIPPIFPHLIACMSSIHSVIVFVSIKVIPISRVSLEERFLFCHLEPREYRMFRCVVRCGYKDKLEDALVFESQLIQNLKAFIHLDEPEVNFIDMAMQRGVMYMLGEAEVVALPNSSFLNKIVVNYAYTFLRKNFRQGNQLMAIPRKRLLKIGMTYEI, from the exons ATGGACAAAGATAAAGAGATGGAGACGGTGGCCACTGCTAAAGTCCGACGCATGGACTCTTTCATCAACTTGGAAGCTGGACGTGTTACCATGAGTGAAACACATGGCTCTAAG GTTAGCTGGAAGACAACGTTAAGTTTGGCATTTCAAAGCGTAGGGATTGTTTATGGTGATATCGGCACATCTCCGCTTTATGTGTATTCGAGCATTTTTACCAGTGGAATAAAAAACAACGATGATATTCTTGGCGTCTTATCCCTCATCATCTATACCATTCTGCTGGCGAACGACAACGGCAATG GTGGAGCATTTGCATTGTATTCGCTGATATGCAGACACGTAGACGTGAGTTTGATTCCAAATCAACAACCAGAAGACAGAAAACTTTCTAACTACAAGCTGGAACTACCGTCTAGTCAGCTCAAACAATCCCAAACACTGAAGCAGATGCTTGAGAACAGTCAGTTTGCtcgttttcttcttttgcttgcaACCATTCTGGGAACTTCCATGGTCATAGGAGACGGCTTTCTTACTCCCTCAATGTCAG TCCTTTCTGCCGTAAGTGGGATCAGTAAATCACTCGGTCAAG ATGCTACTGTGGGAATCGCTATAGGAatcttaattattttattttctttgcaaaGATTCGGTACAGATAAAATGGGATTCTCATTTGTACCAATTATTTTAGTGTGGTTTTTACTCATAGCGGGAATTGGTATCTATAATTTGTTCAAATATGATATCAGAGTGTTGCGTGctttcaatccaaaatatatagTTGATTACTTCAAACGCAACGGTAAGCAAGGATGGCTATCACTTGGTGGAGTCTTTCTATGCATAACAG GATCTGAAGCCATGTTTGCAGACTTGGGTCACTTTAATGTACGAGCAATTCAA ATCAGCTTCACTTTGATTACATGTCCTGCAATATTGTGTGCATATACTGGGCAAGCTGCATTTCTTCGAAAGTTTCCTGAAAAAGTGGGTAATACTTTCTATGAAAGTCTACCAA ATCCCATATACTGGCCAACATTTGTGGTGGCTGTTGGTGCTGCTATCATAGCAAGCCAAGCAATGATTTCAGGAGCATTTTCCATCATATCGCAGGCCCTGAGTCTAGGTTGTTTCCCACGAGTTAAGGTTGTGCATACTTCCACTAAGCACGAGGGTCAGGTGTATATTCCTGAGATCAACTACATGTTCATGATTGGAAGCATTATTATGTGTGTTGCCTTCAAAACCACAGAAAAGATAAGTCAAGCATACGGGATTGCAGTTATTGGGGATATGCTTATCACAACGTGGCTGGTTTCATTAATAATGGTAGTTATATGGAAGAAGAGCATATGGCAAGCTACTATCTTCTTATTGGTATTCGGCTGCATAGAGGCTATTTATTTCTCATCTCAGATAACAAAGTTCATGGAGGGAGGCTATATTCCAATTGTGTCTTCTTTGTTTTTGACGATGATCATGGGAATCTGGCATTACGTGCATAAAGAGAGGTACATGTTCGAGCTTAGAAATAAAGTTCGCAGTGAATACATAGGAGAATTGGCCATGGATAGGGACATAAGAAGAGTTCCCGGGGTAGGGCTGCTCTATTCTGAGCTTGTGCAGGGGATTCCTCCGATATTCCCCCATCTCATAGCCTGTATGTCATCCATCCATTCAGTCATTGTCTTTGTTTCCATCAAGGTCATCCCTATCAGCCGAGTTTCTTTAGAGGAGAGGTTTCTATTTTGCCATTTGGAGCCCAGAGAATACCGAATGTTCCGTTGCGTGGTTAGATGCGGTTATAAAGATAAACTCGAGGATGCTCTTGTATTTGAATCACAGTTAATACAAAATCTCAAAGCCTTCATTCACCTAGATGAACCTGAGGTCAACTTTATCGACATGGCAATGCAAAGAGGTGTGATGTATATGCTTGGCGAAGCAGAGGTGGTGGCTCTACCAAATTCATCGTTCCTCAATAAGATAGTTGTCAACTATGCTTATACTTTCTTAAGAAAGAACTTCCGCCAAGGAAACCAATTGATGGCCATCCCGCGTAAGAGACTTCTCAAGATTGGAATGACATATGAAATATAA
- the LOC107629490 gene encoding photosynthetic NDH subunit of subcomplex B 4, chloroplastic has protein sequence MAEAIIGFTTVFKSCLQTRRFEANPSSRLPKQHSSSTLFRRSWQVEESKRKRGCLHKVNGLGDWPLMAVLVETMEGQRDMLTTKSIVHLSDDAIKNVYSWYIMFTVWGCLFFGSMKDPYYDSETYRGDGGDGTGNWIYEKQEIMEAEAREALWREELIEEIEEKVGGLKELEEAGKKEELVK, from the exons ATGGCTGAAGCTATCATTGGTTTCACTACCGTTTTCAAATCCTGTCTACAAACAAGGAGATTTGAAGCCAACCCCTCCTCAAGATTG CCTAAGCAGCATTCAAGCTCTACCCTTTTCAGGCGATCATGGCAG GTTGAAGAGAGTAAGAGGAAAAGAGGTTGTTTGCATAAAGTGAATGGTTTGGGGGATTGGCCATTGATGGCAGTTCTAGTGGAGACAATGGAAGGGCAGAGAGACATGTTAACCACTAAATCCATTGTGCATCTCAGTGATGACGCCATCAAGAATGTTT ACTCTTGGTACATAATGTTCACCGTTTGGGGATGCTTATTCTTTGGTTCCATGAAG GACCCATATTACGACTCGGAGACGTACAGGGGAGATGGAGGAGATGGTACTGGAAACTGGATTTATGAGAAG CAAGAGATTATGGAAGCAGAAGCGAGAGAAGCATTGTGGCGTGAGGAGTTGATAGAAGAGATAGAAGAGAAGGTTGGAGGGTTGAAGGAGCTTGAAGAAGCAGGCAAGAAGGAGGAACTAGTGAAGTGA
- the LOC107629489 gene encoding uncharacterized endoplasmic reticulum membrane protein C16E8.02, with protein sequence MAMIDLEKHFAFYGAYHSNPVNIFIHMLFVWPILFTAQILLYFTPSLFSFSFSFFPPPLLLNYGFLFTAIYALFYASLDLKAGSLAALLTFLCWFASSFLANHLGFSLAWKIVLASQIFCWTGQFIGHGVFEKRAPALFDNLVQAFLMAPFFVLFEALQLSVGYEPYPGFQAKVKAKIEAERKQWQDKKQKKLS encoded by the exons ATGGCAATGATAGATCTGGAGAAACACTTCGCCTTCTATGGAGCATACCACAGCAACCCCGTTAACATCTTCATTCACATGCTCTTCGTCTGGCCCATCCTATTCACCGCTCAAATACTCCTCTATTTCACTCCAtccctcttctccttctccttctccttcttccctCCCCCTCTCCTCCTCAACTACGGCTTCCTCTTCACCGCCATCTACGCCCTCTTCTACGCCTCCCTCGACCTCAAAGCTGGCTCTCTCGCCGCCCTCCTCACTTTCCTCTGCTGGTTCGCTTCCTCTTTCCTCGCCAACCACCTCGGATTCTCCCTCGCCTGGAAG ATTGTGTTGGCTTCTCAGATATTCTGTTGGACTGGACAGTTTATTGGTCACGGCGTCTTTGAG AAACGTGCTCCAGCCCTCTTCGATAACCTTGTTCAAGCTTTCCTAATGGCCCCATTCTTTGTCCTCTTTGag GCTCTCCAATTATCTGTCGGATATGAACCATACCCAGGGTTCCAAGCAAAGGTGAAGGCAAAGATTGAAGCCGAACGCAAGCAATGGCAAGACAAGAAACAAAAGAAACTTTCTTAG